A genomic stretch from Halichoerus grypus chromosome 7, mHalGry1.hap1.1, whole genome shotgun sequence includes:
- the BECN2 gene encoding beclin-2, which translates to MSSICFICHGCRQPMKLDQSMGTLGLETIQESAASTFTSAQQEPGETLEGGPTSKVEKDSEKLQDGASCSTLPGNGKMSRDSSNKFILLGKFDSGRTLNNIQKTARDIFDILTGEKDMDDPLCEDCTDKLLEQVDTRLIIVESENQNYKYWMGRIREEEMKTLQEELEGLELEEVRLIQELKEVEKNQERIAEDLEAAWAETKMLDQQDEQYWRDYSNLQWQQLELQDELKSIKNQLRHAQIQWGRLKKTNAFSATFEIRHDGPVGIINSFRLGCLPTISVSWKEINMAWGQTALLLLALSNKIGLEFQRYQLVPCGNRSYLKSLTDDPVELPLFYIAGQRTRLHVKFDQAMMAFLDCMQQVKEEAEKGKWGLCLPCRIHVESGLMEDSGSSGEFYSIRTHLNTEEQWTKALKLMLINFKCSLAWVSLRYQE; encoded by the coding sequence ATGTCCTCCATCTGCTTCATCTGCCATGGCTGCAGGCAGCCCATGAAGCTGGATCAGTCCATGGGGACCTTGGGTCTCGAGACCATCCAAGAATCTGCAGCTTCCACATTCACCTCAGCTCAGCAGGAGCCAGGAGAAACCCTGGAAGGTGGCCCAACCTCCAAGGTGGAGAAGGACAGTGAAAAGCTGCAGGATGGTGCCTCCTGTTCTACCCTCCCTGGTAATGGCAAAATGTCAAGGGACAGTTCTAACAAGTTCATCTTGCTTGGAAAGTTTGACTCTGGAAGAACGCTCAATAATATCCAGAAGACTGCTAGGGACATTTTTGACATCCTCACTGGTGAAAAAGATATGGACGACCCCCTCTGTGAGGACTGTACTGACAAACTTTTAGAGCAGGTGGACACCCGACTCATTATTGTAGAATCTGAGAACCAGAACTACAAATATTGGATGGGGAGGATACGTGAGGAGGAGATGAAGACACTGCAGGAGGAGCTGGAGGGCCTGGAGCTGGAGGAGGTGAGGCTGATCCAGGAGCTGAAGGAGGTGGAGAAGAACCAAGAAAGAATAGCAGAAGATCTTGAGGCAGCCTGGGCAGAGACTAAAATGCTGGACCAGCAAGATGAGCAGTACTGGAGGGACTATAGTAACTTGCAATGGCAACAACTGGAACTGCAGGATGAGCTGAAGAGCATAAAGAACCAGCTGAGACATGCCCAGATCCAGTGGGGCCGGCTGAAGAAGACCAATGCCTTCAGTGCCACCTTTGAGATCAGGCATGATGGCCCTGTGGGCATCATCAATAGCTTCAGACTGGGCTGCCTCCCCACCATTTCTGTGAGCTGGAAGGAGATTAACATGGCCTGGGGCCAGACAGCCTTGCTGCTCCTTGCCCTGTCCAATAAAATTGGGCTGGAGTTTCAGAGGTATCAACTCGTCCCCTGTGGAAATCGGTCCTATCTGAAGTCTTTAACAGATGACCCTGTTGAGCTGCCATTGTTCTACATTGCAGGGCAAAGAACTCGCTTGCATGTCAAATTTGACCAGGCAATGATGGCTTTTTTGGACTGCATGCAGCAGGTCAAGGAGGAGGCTGAGAAAGGCAAGTGGGGTCTTTGCCTGCCCTGCAGGATTCATGTGGAGAGTGGCCTAATGGAAGACTCTGGAAGCAGCGGTGAGTTCTATTCCATCAGAACCCATTTGAACACGGAGGAGCAGTGGACAAAGGCACTCAAGCTCATGCTCATAAATTTTAAGTGTAGTCTCGCTTGGGTCTCTTTAAGATATCaagaataa